One genomic region from Phragmites australis chromosome 1, lpPhrAust1.1, whole genome shotgun sequence encodes:
- the LOC133916022 gene encoding hydroquinone glucosyltransferase-like, with protein MGTESTQAPAESAVHVVLLASPGAGHILPVAELARRVVARGAGVTATLVTYTNFSSADHSSTLASLPPSVSTAVLPEVPLDDLPAEARIETRIFTVVKRALPQLRDLLLSLLEPPGPGVAAFIPDLLCPWAFEVSMELSVPGYLFCTTNLMALSCILHVPELDRTTTCEFRDLPEPVRLPGCVPLRGVELLDPIQDRSDPAYRLMVELGKNQLLADGFIVNTFDAMEHETLVAFKELSDKGLYPPAYAVGPFVRSSSGGEADKHSCLRWLDEQPDGSVLYVCFGSGGTLSNEQTAELAAGLEASGRRFLWVVRFPSDKDRSASFFGRSRGEANSPINYLPEGFVERTTATGLTVPEWAPQVEILNHRAVGGFLSHCGWNSTLEAVAAGVPTLAWPLYAEQRMNAVMLSERAGLALRPRADSCGEDEVVPREEVAAVVRELMAGKKGAAAREKARELRETAAKAWAQDGPSRRAFDAVAGKWKQAERAG; from the coding sequence ATGGGGACGGAGTCCACACAGGCGCCAGCCGAATCGGCCGTGCACGTCGTGCTGCTCGCTAGCCCCGGCGCGGGCCACATCCTGCCCGTGGCCGAGCTCGCGCGGCGCGTCGTCGCGCGCGGCGCCGGCGTCACGGCCACGCTTGTCACCTACACCAACTTCTCCTCGGCAGACCACTCCTCCACGCTGGCCTCCCTCCCACCGTCCGTCTCCACCGCCGTGCTCCCAGAGGTGCCGCTCGACGACCTCCCCGCCGAGGCCCGCATCGAGACCCGCATCTTTACCGTCGTCAAGCGCGCGCTACCGCAGctccgcgacctcctcctctccctgctCGAGCCCCCTGGCCCCGGCGTCGCGGCGTTCATCCCGGACCTTCTCTGTCCGTGGGCGTTCGAGGTCTCCATGGAGCTCAGCGTCCCGGGTTACCTATTCTGCACGACGAACCTCATGGCGCTTTCCTGCATACTTCACGTCCCCGAGCTCGACAGGACCACCACCTGCGAGTTCCGTGACCTACCGGAGCCCGTCCGCCTGCCGGGGTGCGTGCCGCTGCGCGGAGTAGAACTCCTCGACCCCATCCAGGACCGCAGCGACCCCGCGTACCGCCTCATGGTCGAGCTTGGGAAGAATCAACTTCTCGCCGACGGCTTCATCGTCAACACCTTCGACGCCATGGAGCACGAGACTCTGGTGGCCTTCAAAGAGCTTTCGGACAAGGGTCTGTACCCTCCGGCCTACGCGGTCGGCCCGTTCGTCCGGTCGTCCTCCGGCGGTGAGGCCGACAAGCACAGCTGCCTGCGGTGGCTGGACGAGCAGCCGGACGGGTCGGTCTTGTACGTGTGCTTCGGCAGCGGCGGCACGCTGTCCAACGAGCAGACGGCCGAGCTTGCCGCCGGACTAGAGGCGAGCGGGCGGAGGTTCCTGTGGGTGGTGCGGTTCCCCAGCGACAAGGACCGCAGTGCGAGCTTCTTTGGCCGCAGCCGCGGCGAGGCCAACAGCCCGATAAACTACCTGCCCGAAGGGTTCGTCGAGAGAACCACAGCCACGGGGCTCACTGTGCCGGAATGGGCCCCGCAGGTGGAGATCCTGAACCACCGCGCCGTGGGAGGGTTCCTGTCGCACTGCGGCTGGAACTCGACGCTGGAGGCCGTGGCCGCGGGCGTGCCGACGCTGGCGTGGCCGTTGTACGCCGAGCAGCGGATGAACGCAGTGATGCTGTCGGAGCGGGCGGGGCTGGCGCTGCGGCCGAGGGCCGACAGCTGCGGGGAGGACGAGGTGGTGCcgcgggaggaggtggcggcggtggtgagGGAGCTGATGGCCGGGAAGAAGGGCGCCGCAGCGCGGGAGAAGGCGCGCGAGCTCCGGGAGACGGCGGCGAAGGCGTGGGCGCAGGACGGGCCGTCGCGCAGGGCGTTCGATGCCGTCGCCGGCAAGTGGAAGCAGGCTGAGCGCGCGGGCTGA